In the genome of Aphidius gifuensis isolate YNYX2018 linkage group LG6, ASM1490517v1, whole genome shotgun sequence, the window acTACAAGCATTattggtattattaaaaaaacaaccaccaaaaggtaaaaaattattggtcATTTGTACAACAAGTAGACGACAAGTATTGGATGATATGGAATTATTATCAGCATTTAGTCATATTTTACATGTACCAAATTGTTCAACACCAGATCATCTTCTTGCTGTACTTGAagaagttgatttatttactaAAGATGAAATGTCATCACTTCATGCACGTTTACAGggtaaaagaatatttattggtattaaaaaattattgggaTTAATTGATATGGCAAGACAAGTTGAGGGTGGTTATCGTATTCCAAAATTCTTATCAAAACTTGAGGAAGAAGGTGGTCTTGAGTAACTGgtgtattatattatcaaagacATCTGTacaatttaaatgtcaaaaataaatatttaattaaaataaaataatttatagtcaataataaattatggaaTGATGTGGAGGATCAGACAGTACACAGTGGAgggtaattaatattgttggattatgattttattatttttcaagactatCTAAAAATACTGgttattaaattgtcatttaatttattccaggcacaaaatattttttatttattttcatgaattttaaaaaatttgattttatttttgttaattaaatcaatgattgttaataattattataatcaaattatatttattatctcaattaaagaaaaatgagattataaaacaaaaaaaaatgtaatatttttgaaatattatcgtAAATTCTTCAAGCGATTAAATGTGCCATAGCTTCTtcggtaaataaatataaaaataataatttaattacttgCTTGATGACTAATCATCGAACTCTATCATTCCTCAATGcacttgattaaaaaaaaaaaggacacaGTACTCATTCCTTGATGTTAAAAtgaaacattaattattttattaccacGCAAATGTTTTATtgagaggaaaaaaaagtatattaattaGAACAATGTTAGTTGaccaatatttatcaaaagataaaTGCACTTAATTAAAttctatcataattattaatgtgaAGTTAAgacacaaagaaaaaaaaaaacttcctggtgaaaaaaattaaaaatctataaataattaattataaaagttgttaattaacacaaagtaatttgcaaaatttaatttatttttttgaaaaaataaaaagcaataattgttaattatagaaatatttaaaaaatcattccaAACAATCAGTGAGCctaatagattttttaatttaaaaaaaaataaaaaaaataattcctcTTGTGTTAGAtttatgatagaaattttgtagaaattaaaatcaataataatgataattgtaaTCAATATTGATTAGTtgcaactaaaaaaaattgcaatgtaatttaaaaaaaaaaaatgaaaaacacaaATGAagtggaaataataattttattaatttcatttgagaaaaaatataataattatttgaaaaatattaaatatatatattatcaatgtgAGTGAAGTAATTGTGTTTAAATTGTATCTAGTGCTATTGTCTctgtgtataaataaaaatttatttggttgGATCAAATTGTTTCGTTTTGAAagcataataattaaacaagtcgaaattattttcacatattttttcatatattttttcgaattttatatcatcattCACTACAgactaataataaatatgtttatgcttatttaattcataaatcaTATATTCACACAGGCTCCCACAAACTTTCAggccattgttttttttttaatttattacgtTTTAGCTTcgttttctctttttttttattttctacattattttttttcttattagttttttcatttttttatttttttttaaaaaagttaacaaaaaaacgaGGATATTTCACATGAATCCCCGAACTTTATAAACTCTTTTTACATAtctttacattatttattttatttttcattcaaaaccAGTCTTCTTTTCCAAGAAAATCTCagtattcaaataattttgttttaaaatgattaaatacatTCTAAAAGTTTATTCTTTGTAAAAGTTTgatatatctattatttatttattagatagACATATTAAAGAAACTGTTAAagaatgtgttttttttttttttctttttttattaacgttACATTTATACAAAGTTATATCGATTATTGTTACGTTGCTAAAATCTCtacatacattttttaattatctattcAGTTTAATATTTGGTattaagttatatttttttatatttgttcatttttgttcgttttattatgttttttttttgtatttttgtaattcaCTTTGTCTTCATTTGAGGTACTTTGATTTTGCTcgaacaaattaaaaataataataataataataaaataaaaaataatagagagACAGGAATAGAGAGAAtgtaatttcattaattattgactTCCATATaacttattatatattttcttcactAAAAtcgtcatttaaattatttattaatttaatctaaAGGGGTGTTTCTTTGCGGGTCTCAGCTTTCCATTGAAATCCATTGACCCTCGTTGTCATTGGCTTATTTCTATTTGTTGCATTTTCGAAACCATTTCTAACACCAGCAACAAGTCTCATTGCTGGATTTGTAACTAGACCATTACGTTTTGGCTTTGCATTTgagctaaaaattaaaaattaaaaatcaattaacaacacaaataataataataaaataaaataaacaacaataataataatttacctagTAATATGCTCAGATGATTTAACATTTCTTCCAACTCCAGCTCCACTATTTCCTAATATAATTCTCATATGTGTATCTCTTGTAAAATGTGTatcagctaaattttttttatcatcacatgtacttttttttttatcattaatttttaaaccaagcatttcatttgttaattcaaatgttttaccattattattattatcatttctaTCAATTAATTCAGTTCTAATATCAATTGGTTCATAAATTGCTGTTGTATGATTAAAACTTCCAGTACTTGGTGGTTTATATTGAATACTTTGATTACCAGTTAATAATGATACACCCAATTGGCTTTGTATAACACTTGCTGCTGTTTTAGCACTTGGTGGACTTGTATTTGTTGGTGAATATGGTATAAGACTATCACTCAATGGTGAATGTGGTGGTGATGCATATATTGGACTTTGTGGTTCTGATTTTAatggtgataataattttgataatggtCTACTTTTAGCACCTCTTGAGCATTGTTGTAATTGTTGTGTAAATGATAATGGTGTTTTAATAACTTGATTAATCATTGGATTTTGACTAAATTTACCTTGTTCACTTTTTGTACTACCAGTTAAATTACTACTTGATTTTGaattacttgaattattacCAAGTGATACACAACTACGTCTTTTTGTTGAATCTGGTGATTCAGCTGGGCTATATTGTGTTGATATTGGATTTAATATTGCTGATGATGGTTTTGTTTCAGTTGTTGAATTTGATGTAACAGATGTTGCTGAACTACCACCATTACTACAACCATTACCAATAACTCCTGCTGATCTTTGAGTTCGTTGATTTGCTGTATGTTCTTCAAGTAAACGTACAACAGTATCATGCCCACTTTTAGCTGCTACTTTAATTGCATTTCTACCACAATGATCTGAATGATTTGGATCAGCACCATGATTTAATAATGCACGTACACAATGCTCATGTCCTTCTTGTGCTGCAATACCAAGTGCAGTTGCACCTTGATTACATGTATGATCTGGTGTTGCACCATTTTCAAGTAATAATCTAACAATTGCAGCATGTCCTTGCCATGCTGCTGAATGTAATGGTGTACGATTTTCATTATCGCATGCATTTACAATTGCATTACCAGCTGTTAATAGTAATGCAACCATTTCATCATGTCCCTGCCATGAACTTACATGAAGAGGTGTACGGCCCTCTGAATCACGACTTTCAATGTCTGGTCTTGCATTTTCAATAAGAAATTTAGCCATTGTCAAACGATTTTCAAGTgctaatatatataatgtacTTCTACCATCTGCATCTTTAGCATTTACATCAGCATTGTGTGATAAAAGAACACGTACTGTTTCTGTATGACCTTCCAGTGCAGCCaatctattaaattatttaaccaatattaagttttatttatttatcatttaaatatatattcaaattctTACCTCAATGCAGTTTTTCCATCATGAGCATGTTGATCAATTGGTGCTCCATGTTGATTCAAGAGTCTCTCAACAAGAGCAGTATGTCCCTCTTGTGCAGCAAGCATAAGTGCTCCCTTTCCATCATTGTCAGCTTCGTCAATTTTACCACCAGCTTCTAGTAAAGCTTCACAAACATCAAGATGTCCCTCAAACGCTGCATAATGAAGTGGTGTCCAACCAGAATTATCTCTATGTTGTTCATCAAGTCCTacgcaaaaaaaaactcattataaatatgattaattaaatatgtacTATGTATTATTTACCTCGATCAAGAAGTTGCTTAACAACATCAGTTCCTCCTTGTGCAGCAGCAACACTTAAAACAGTACGTCCTTCATTATCAATACTGTCAACATAACATCCCCAAAACAATAGCAATGCAACAACTGTACTGTGACCCATACTAGCTGCAGCCCACAATGGTGTTCGTCCTGTTGCATCACAATGATCAACATCCGCTTCatattcaagtaaaagttcacATACATCACGATGACCTTCAAATGCTGCTACTAATAATGGTGTCATTCCATCTTTGTCTTGATGATCAACTGCTGCACCACGTTCTAATAATATCGTTACAacctatataaaattaatttataaaaatagttttattatttttattattttatagatttatttattcattttattattatatatacaaacctTGGCATAACCGTGATTTGATGGTACACACAGTGCAGCAACACTCAATGCCGTTCTTCCATCACTGTCAGCATGATCGATTTTAGCTCCATAATCCAACAAATGCTCAACAATTTCACTGTGTCCCATATAAGCAGCAGCAATCAATGCCGTTCTACCTTCATCATCTGTCCTATTAACATCAGCATCATGTTGAAGTAAAGCTTTTACAATATCCTCATGTCCACCCCATGCTGCTGCCCTCAGGGCAGTTCTTTGATCCCAATCAGCACAATCAACCATTGCTCCATGTTCCAGTAACATTTCTACcaccttttatttatttattttttttttattcaaaaaataaaaacaaacaatcaataaatgttttaataaaacaataaaaattgtaaacacGTATaccttatgttttttttttaaatgtcgaGACTAGTCTGgctattaaaatgataaatgaatacagaaaaaaaaaaaacaaataaacaaattaataaataaaacaaaaaaaaaaaaaaactggaatGGGATTCAaggttaaattataaaacaaatgaaaaagtattgtaaattgaatggaaatttttgaaaaaaaaaaatgaatgttaAATAAAGTTAGTAGTATTATTAGTAGTaggtgaaaaaatattaagggggaaaaaaaaataaaatacactaACTACATTGGAGTCTGTAATTGACGGAAGAATGGTTGGCTGTGAATGTACCTGGGTATGTCCGCCCCAGGCAGCTGCCCTAAGAGCAGTCCAACCGTCACAATCAGCATGATCAGCACTAGCACCAGCAGCTAAAAGTACCTTGACAACATCTGTATATCCATGTCTTGCTGCAAGATTAAGTGGTGTTTGTCCATGTCGATCAGTTGCTTCTAATTTTgcctaaaaaataattaacagtaatattatatttactattatttcaatgaaatagctgtataataattaaattattaacctGAGGACAAGCAGCCAATGCGATTTCTAATAATGATGCATTACCATCAGCAGCAAGAGTATGTAAAACAGTTCTACCACATGAATCAGCTTGATTAATATCACCACTTTCACCAAGTAATTCTGTAAGTGGTTCCTCTGGGGATTCATCCATGGGACTCACATCTTGTGAGAccttaaaaatacaaaaattaaataaaaatttaatcattaaaaaaatgtaaaagaaattaaaaatatatgttacaAATTTACCTGACTAGAAGAAACTGGATCTTTGGAGGattcatcattttcaataattttttctgatGGTTTAGCACCagaatcaattaataatcttAATAATTTAGTATCTTGTCTTGGCCACATAATACACTCAGGACTATCAAGATAACATTGATCAATTGGTACTCCACTACCAATCATCCAAAGTACTTGAAGTGTATGAGTATCATAATTCCATATAttagtattaatattaattaatgatttttgtaAATGTTGTCCAAGTGCACATATTTCATCTGGATTAAGTTCTTTACCACGTATTGTATAATAAGTTGCTAACATTGCATGTCCTTCAGCAGAtgaacataaatatttttgtgtacAATGTTTGACATCTAATAGCCATTCTGAAAAACTATGATGAAATAACATAATTGCACCAGCTCTTGATACAGATATAACTCTTCTTAATAAATGTAAACGTCTATTAAAATcttcaattgttattgttacaTGTGATGTTTTAACACATTTAAATAGTATATCTTGTGTTATTGGTAATTTTGCAGCAAGTATTACATTTAATAATGGTTGTACTTTGGCAAATTGTTTACGACTAAATAATCTTTGACACAACCATAAATATAGACCATTTAAAGTACCAGGTATTTCACGTACTTCAcgtaatacaataaaattttcagcaaCACCATCAAgtactttttctaaatataaaaaacaaccaTTACTTTTAATATGTAATTGATTTAACATTTCAGCAGTATCACGTGATATATGTTGACGTAATGCATCCTCTTGATCTAATCTAgccaatatatattgttgtacATCACGTACAACTTGACTTTTACGTAAATCATCAAGTGATATTTTACGAAAACCAGTAAACATACGTGATATTGTTTTACTTTGTCTTCTTGCTGTACATACAAGCAATAACCATTGTggaaataaatgatgatgatttgcTAATAATTCAGCAATTGTTttactaatattatcattattattatctttacgTGAATCTTTTGTTCCAGTTTGtggtgaatttaatatttgtccttcatcaattgaatcaacaagtaaaaataaacaatttttaggTGGTTCAACTTCtaataatggaaataataatgcttttttaaatgcatcatCTGGATCTCTATCTAATACATCATGTTGTAGGGCTGCATGTATATCTGAATCAGTACGTAATTTTTCAGCATATGATTCAGCAACAGATTCTTTTGATGTTGAACGtgctgatgttgatgttgttgatggtgttggtgatgttggtgttgatgataaattaataccaTCATTACTTGCTTGTAATATTTGTGCAACAAGTGAACGTACAAATTGAGCTGGTGATAATGATGCTTCACTTCTTGCTTGACAAAAATGACGTGCTAATAAACGACGATTTAATGAACGTTGATGTCGtgaatttgatgatgttgatggccATGCTAATTCAGCACATAATGCTGTTTTACCAGAACCTGGACCACCAACAATTAATGCACCACATGTTTTTGAAGCTGGTCGTTGCTCCAAACAATGTGATAGCTTCATAAATGCCCATTCACGacaaaaaaacctttttttttcaattactgGAGccgccattttttaaaaataatattatttatttatttattcaattatttactttttttcttttatttgtttttaaattaacaaatacatatttattttattaatatttttttcttaataaaatattatcaagtacATTTGTTGATGATAGTATATATGATCCGGGCACATTGATCTGAGCCCCAGGGGGCTCTGCGGCTTCCTCGGCCTCCATTCAAGCTACTCATCGCCTCGTTCGTAAAATCCCACGTGATTCCAGCCACTGCATTCTAAGATATAGCAGCTTCGACACGAactgaaacgaaaaaaaaaaatcgaaaaatcaAACAACATATATTGAGTTTATTCTGATGGTCTTTCTGTACATCTCGAATCAAATAAACAcacaactttttttctttctggGCTTGACTATAGTCTATCTCCAGAGAGTAGCTATcgagtaaagaaaaaaaaaaaaaaaatcgaatattGGAAAGATGTTTGGAGTACAGAAAAGCTTTTCTAGACACGTGAAATTTTACTCGGGGGAATAAAATGGTCtgaagactttttttttaattttattttttgctgttttgccattttaaaatataatttttttcattatttattcatgatattttatttacaataaaactacgaaatatgttataaattttttttcgaatttaaaTTGACCCAATTCATTTGgtaaattaacttttaaaaagCCCATTGCATGACATCATTGCAGCACGTTAAAGTCCATTAAACTCTTCCTTCCGATTCGAACAATATATAGCACAAGTCATTGCATGcaaaatacaacaataacaataataattattatataaaataaaatgcaagTTAAATTGTATAAGGAAGCTAaagaaaattacaatttattttgatatatctgATATAATTCCTACATGAtacaatattgtatattgtatatctGGATATCAACACATCTTTGATAGTCATTaggtgtatgtatatatacactgGTTTAtacagttgaaaatataatctGATGAAATGGGTGCGCCATAATTTCAAAGACCCTTCTGATCTTTCCACGCCTCcatgaaaattttgattctGTTTGTATcagtgtgtgtatgtgtgttcATCTTTATTGGCATAAACTTCAAAAGAAGATCAATCGACTTTATCAAAGTTCAttgtactgttttttttttttttttatttaataatatcatttagtTTAATCAGCTGTAcaagattttaattaaatcaataaattataccCAAAATGAAAAgttgaaaatgtatattattaatgaaatttataaaaataaaaatatatttgggtCATCATTTAAGAACAGatgtaattatttgataaaaaatttgtctttttttcttttggtatATTCATCTTTCTCAATTATACATgtgaatagaaaatatttcgaGTCGTGGTTCAAGTTGATGCAACGAGAAAATGATTTTACCAAggttttatttgaattttaacgAGTAAAATATACTGCTAGTCTGGTGATGTAAATTTACACTTGATTTCCCTAATGACTTTAACGAGGACTTgtgttatatacatatttcaaCGAGTTAATTTTTCACAGCCACCTTCATGACTTTGCTGATTGTGTTGAACAACTGTTCAACGCCCTCGCTCCACTATACAACAATTGAGaaatgtgaaaataataataaataaataaataaattgcatataAGTTTTTACAGTTGAGAATCTTTAATTACAAAACTcgttgatttatatttactttttttttttttaattttattttgcattttctcattatttttatacaacagCTGTAATaccattatttattgttttttttttatttttttctaccaagCAATCAATATCCatgaacttgatttttttatttaaaacatttaattttaattaaaatctgttatttgtctttttttgttttactgaattattattgatttagtAAAATTGAAAGGCTAAAATTAGTCTCAACTGATGGATATGGCTTTTTCGATTTAGCCAATTTCAAGGGTTTCTTCATCCTCGAATAATTCACAGTAGAATTGAAAATTTGTAGAATTGAAAATTCTTAAACGTCTTCTGTGAGTGAACAATGtggtggataaaaaaaaaaaaaaaacaaataataaaaaagggtggattgatgaaaaaaaagctgGTATTAAAAATACGAGACTTCTTAATGATATGCTTCGATTCAAAACTTCCAGACGAAATGATATGAATCttcatatacaaaaaaattaaaaaaaataaaatttcttgtcTCTTTGatatgacaaaataataaaaatttattgatgtttattcttttgaatttttcatatgaaattatgggacaaataaattttcgatagaaattttttatattaaaaaatttacaatagaCTTTAAGTCGATAAATATGTAGAATTAAGTTGATTAATTATGCATTTAATAGAGGAAATTAAACATCTCTAAATTCAtgaattaattagtaattctAATTTTAGCTAGTAAATGaatcttgaaaatttgatGACTATAATGCTTGAAAGCTGtcgaaaattttaataaaaaaaaagttaataaaagtCCATTTGCAATCATTAAgactatatattttaattttttatcgttttttttttaaatataattttgagtacatgaaattatttgttatatatttccTGATGCACGTGTACGTGACGCTTATAACGGTTTTAAAAATTCTGGATACATAAAATTACTTACACAAAGATATACACACAAGTATCCATATTTGGCGACTTGTGCAAAGTTTAGCTgagcataaataaaaaaaaaaattatatgaaaaggTCAGGACCCAACTGTGAGTTTGTTAAACGTATATATGAACTCACAagcacatatatttatatgtatttctaAGCTTGCTTGAATTATCAtcgattaaataatatataatttataccttttttatttttttttttatgattatttttgtcGTAAAGTtcacatattttttgaacagtcactgtatatattcattgtatatattttgttgatattttttataaaaaatttaaaaaacagatGATACAAAATTAAGTATAGTAAATTACAATTTGCTGCATctctattttttgttataaaattatttatttatttcaatatttatttaaatatattatttttaaagttat includes:
- the LOC122858793 gene encoding ankyrin repeat domain-containing protein 50 isoform X2, with the translated sequence MAAPVIEKKRFFCREWAFMKLSHCLEQRPASKTCGALIVGGPGSGKTALCAELAWPSTSSNSRHQRSLNRRLLARHFCQARSEASLSPAQFVRSLVAQILQASNDGINLSSTPTSPTPSTTSTSARSTSKESVAESYAEKLRTDSDIHAALQHDVLDRDPDDAFKKALLFPLLEVEPPKNCLFLLVDSIDEGQILNSPQTGTKDSRKDNNNDNISKTIAELLANHHHLFPQWLLLVCTARRQSKTISRMFTGFRKISLDDLRKSQVVRDVQQYILARLDQEDALRQHISRDTAEMLNQLHIKSNGCFLYLEKVLDGVAENFIVLREVREIPGTLNGLYLWLCQRLFSRKQFAKVQPLLNVILAAKLPITQDILFKCVKTSHVTITIEDFNRRLHLLRRVISVSRAGAIMLFHHSFSEWLLDVKHCTQKYLCSSAEGHAMLATYYTIRGKELNPDEICALGQHLQKSLININTNIWNYDTHTLQVLWMIGSGVPIDQCYLDSPECIMWPRQDTKLLRLLIDSGAKPSEKIIENDESSKDPVSSSQVSQDVSPMDESPEEPLTELLGESGDINQADSCGRTVLHTLAADGNASLLEIALAACPQAKLEATDRHGQTPLNLAARHGYTDVVKVLLAAGASADHADCDGWTALRAAAWGGHTQVVEMLLEHGAMVDCADWDQRTALRAAAWGGHEDIVKALLQHDADVNRTDDEGRTALIAAAYMGHSEIVEHLLDYGAKIDHADSDGRTALSVAALCVPSNHGYAKVVTILLERGAAVDHQDKDGMTPLLVAAFEGHRDVCELLLEYEADVDHCDATGRTPLWAAASMGHSTVVALLLFWGCYVDSIDNEGRTVLSVAAAQGGTDVVKQLLDRGLDEQHRDNSGWTPLHYAAFEGHLDVCEALLEAGGKIDEADNDGKGALMLAAQEGHTALVERLLNQHGAPIDQHAHDGKTALRLAALEGHTETVRVLLSHNADVNAKDADGRSTLYILALENRLTMAKFLIENARPDIESRDSEGRTPLHVSSWQGHDEMVALLLTAGNAIVNACDNENRTPLHSAAWQGHAAIVRLLLENGATPDHTCNQGATALGIAAQEGHEHCVRALLNHGADPNHSDHCGRNAIKVAAKSGHDTVVRLLEEHTANQRTQRSAGVIGNGCSNGGSSATSVTSNSTTETKPSSAILNPISTQYSPAESPDSTKRRSCVSLGNNSSNSKSSSNLTGSTKSEQGKFSQNPMINQVIKTPLSFTQQLQQCSRGAKSRPLSKLLSPLKSEPQSPIYASPPHSPLSDSLIPYSPTNTSPPSAKTAASVIQSQLGVSLLTGNQSIQYKPPSTGSFNHTTAIYEPIDIRTELIDRNDNNNNGKTFELTNEMLGLKINDKKKSTCDDKKNLADTHFTRDTHMRIILGNSGAGVGRNVKSSEHITSSNAKPKRNGLVTNPAMRLVAGVRNGFENATNRNKPMTTRVNGFQWKAETRKETPL
- the LOC122858793 gene encoding ankyrin repeat domain-containing protein 50 isoform X1, translating into MAAPVIEKKRFFCREWAFMKLSHCLEQRPASKTCGALIVGGPGSGKTALCAELAWPSTSSNSRHQRSLNRRLLARHFCQARSEASLSPAQFVRSLVAQILQASNDGINLSSTPTSPTPSTTSTSARSTSKESVAESYAEKLRTDSDIHAALQHDVLDRDPDDAFKKALLFPLLEVEPPKNCLFLLVDSIDEGQILNSPQTGTKDSRKDNNNDNISKTIAELLANHHHLFPQWLLLVCTARRQSKTISRMFTGFRKISLDDLRKSQVVRDVQQYILARLDQEDALRQHISRDTAEMLNQLHIKSNGCFLYLEKVLDGVAENFIVLREVREIPGTLNGLYLWLCQRLFSRKQFAKVQPLLNVILAAKLPITQDILFKCVKTSHVTITIEDFNRRLHLLRRVISVSRAGAIMLFHHSFSEWLLDVKHCTQKYLCSSAEGHAMLATYYTIRGKELNPDEICALGQHLQKSLININTNIWNYDTHTLQVLWMIGSGVPIDQCYLDSPECIMWPRQDTKLLRLLIDSGAKPSEKIIENDESSKDPVSSSQVSQDVSPMDESPEEPLTELLGESGDINQADSCGRTVLHTLAADGNASLLEIALAACPQAKLEATDRHGQTPLNLAARHGYTDVVKVLLAAGASADHADCDGWTALRAAAWGGHTQVHSQPTILPSITDSNVVVEMLLEHGAMVDCADWDQRTALRAAAWGGHEDIVKALLQHDADVNRTDDEGRTALIAAAYMGHSEIVEHLLDYGAKIDHADSDGRTALSVAALCVPSNHGYAKVVTILLERGAAVDHQDKDGMTPLLVAAFEGHRDVCELLLEYEADVDHCDATGRTPLWAAASMGHSTVVALLLFWGCYVDSIDNEGRTVLSVAAAQGGTDVVKQLLDRGLDEQHRDNSGWTPLHYAAFEGHLDVCEALLEAGGKIDEADNDGKGALMLAAQEGHTALVERLLNQHGAPIDQHAHDGKTALRLAALEGHTETVRVLLSHNADVNAKDADGRSTLYILALENRLTMAKFLIENARPDIESRDSEGRTPLHVSSWQGHDEMVALLLTAGNAIVNACDNENRTPLHSAAWQGHAAIVRLLLENGATPDHTCNQGATALGIAAQEGHEHCVRALLNHGADPNHSDHCGRNAIKVAAKSGHDTVVRLLEEHTANQRTQRSAGVIGNGCSNGGSSATSVTSNSTTETKPSSAILNPISTQYSPAESPDSTKRRSCVSLGNNSSNSKSSSNLTGSTKSEQGKFSQNPMINQVIKTPLSFTQQLQQCSRGAKSRPLSKLLSPLKSEPQSPIYASPPHSPLSDSLIPYSPTNTSPPSAKTAASVIQSQLGVSLLTGNQSIQYKPPSTGSFNHTTAIYEPIDIRTELIDRNDNNNNGKTFELTNEMLGLKINDKKKSTCDDKKNLADTHFTRDTHMRIILGNSGAGVGRNVKSSEHITSSNAKPKRNGLVTNPAMRLVAGVRNGFENATNRNKPMTTRVNGFQWKAETRKETPL